One genomic window of Nicotiana sylvestris chromosome 10, ASM39365v2, whole genome shotgun sequence includes the following:
- the LOC138880030 gene encoding uncharacterized protein has translation MAQLIHVSALTTGVKGNDLTIQEIESFLVKKFGETLAKGALTWYSLLPENSINSFAELADSFIKAHLGAQKVEKIMENIFKIKQGDSELLREFMDRFQRERMTLPRVPDNWAAMDFASNLNEKRLEATRRLKESLREFPATTRNDVYNRYITKLRIEEDTISRSQKEENVSLRRAETDKRLLHGEVDQLLKQGYFTELFSERGKQSYMKNRQEPPKPPSPKRTVNVISGGKEINGVTYTVANKISKVTVTHGKRVRHVLEEESITFNDADADGVLTPHNDALVISLLVHDAKVKRVLIDSGSSVNIILLRVLNEMQGEDKLVPKAHTLSGFDNSSVVTKGEVVEMEMAYNMILGRPWIHEMDVVLSTLHQVIKFPSPWGIRQICGDQQTSRSINSITDSTTKNEEK, from the exons atggcaCAACTGATCCACGTGTCTGCACTCACAACTGGTGTGAAAGGCAACGATTTAACCATACAAGAAATTGAATCATTTTTGGTCAagaaattcggtgaaacactcgccaagggagcattaacatggtattctctcttacccgaaaattctataaattcttttgctgagcttgcagattcattcaTCAAAGCGCATTTGGGAGCTCAAAAGGTCGaaaaaataatggaaaatattttcaaaataaagcaagGAGATTCCGAACTGCTTAGAGAGTTCATGGATAGGTTTCAGCGTGAAAGGATGACATTACCAcgcgtacctgataactgggcagctatGGATTTTGCTAGTAATTTgaatgagaaaagattagaagccacgagacgactcaaggaaagtctgcgtgaatttccagcaacaacccggaatgatgtttacaacagatacatcacgaagctaaggatagaagaagataccatCTCCCGATCTCAAAAAGAGGAGAATGTGAGTTTGAGACGTGCAGAAACCGAcaaaag ATTGCTACACGGAGAAGTTGACCAACTATTAAAGCAAGGGTATTTTACCGAACTATTTAGTGAAAGAGGTAAGCAATCatacatgaagaacaggcaggagcccCCTAAACCTCCTTCTCCGAAAAGGACCGTTAATGTTATAAGCGGGGGCAAAGAAATTAATGGCGTGACATATACGGTGGCCAATAAAATTTCTAAAGTTACAGTTACACATGGGAAGCGGGTCCGACATGTTTTGGAGGAAGAAAGTATTACATTTAATGATGCAGATGCGGATGGCGTGTTAACTccacacaatgatgcactggtaatctctctACTTGTACATGATGCTAaggtgaaacgagttttgattgattcAGGCAGTTCCGTGAACAtaattttgctaagagtattaaaTGAGATGCAAGGTGAAGATAAGCTAGTACCTAAGGCACATACTTTGTCTGGCTTTGACAATTCAAGCGTTGTGACAAAAGGGGAG GTGGTAGAGatggaaatggcttacaatatgattcttgggagaccgtggatccacgaaatggatgttgttctgtctaccttacatcaagttattaaatttccatcaccatggggaatacgTCAAATCTGTGGGGATCAACAGACATCCAGGAGCATCAACTCTATAACAGATTCAActacgaaaaatgaagaaaagtag